Proteins encoded together in one Etheostoma cragini isolate CJK2018 chromosome 11, CSU_Ecrag_1.0, whole genome shotgun sequence window:
- the tmsb4x gene encoding thymosin beta-4 encodes MSDKPDVSAVESFDKSKLKKAETAEKNTLPTKETIEQEKASGQ; translated from the exons ATGTCTGACAAGCCTGACGTCTCGGCGGTCGAAAGCTTCGATAAGAGCAAGCTGAAGAAGGCGGAGACTGCGGAGAAAAACACACTGCCAACTAAAGAAA CCATCGAACAAGAGAAGGCGTCGGGACAATGA